One Sparus aurata chromosome 5, fSpaAur1.1, whole genome shotgun sequence genomic window carries:
- the il12b2 gene encoding interleukin-12 subunit beta, producing MGALSLWIFGLLFISLTRAHDLNHFPENFVVAKREDPNPVTLTCRSKTDEAVTWKVQRDEMEDVKLENNIRQVGQNLVLTDVDTPELGQYSCWREGEMLSSTYLLLLEDDEDEESDSPIHCRAKSYDCTFSCKWTDSEYKAVRLRLGENCSEGDKSCQWISNREQLRDGGFQFELAHSLSPYAEESTKLIVTAEAISDLSIVRKTKRFYLRDIVQPDSPQIVKCQEVEQDLNVTINPPSSWSSPHSYFRLEHEIEYVLKDNGEHRLSSSALVPKSISMLRVRSRDPLVLSAWSQWTPWKNVRKGKKNPCQCKNKAKSCCPELPSGSLNLCKKRRKKKRSNNAEQNQTG from the exons ATG GGGGCTTTGTCACTGTGGATATTCGGGCTTCTGTTCATCAGCCTCACAAGAGCACACGATCTCAACCACTTTCCAGAAAATT TTGTGGTGGCAAAAAGGGAAGATCCGAATCCAGTCACACTGACCTGCCGTTCAAAGACAGACGAAGCCGTCACATGGAAGGTTCAACGCGATGAGATGGAGGATGTCAAGTTAGAGAACAACATCAGGCAGGTTGGTCAGAATCTGGTCTTGACTGACGTAGATACACCTGAACTGGGCCAATACAGCTgctggagagaaggagagatgtTATCATCAACCTATCTACTGCTGCTGGAGGATGACGAGGATGAGGAGTCGG ATTCTCCCATCCATTGTCGGGCAAAGTCTTATGACTGTACCTTCAGCTGTAAGTGGACCGACAGTGAATACAAAGCAGTGCGCCTCCGACTGGGCGAGAACTG CAGTGAAGGTGATAAATCATGTCAGTGGATCAGCAACAGAGAGCAGCTCCGGGATGGGGGATTCCAGTTTGAGCTGGCCCACTCCCTCTCCCCTTACGCTGAGGAAAGCACCAAGCTGATCGTCACTGCTGAAGCCATCAGTGACCTCTCCATCGTCAGGAAAACCAAGAGATTTTATCTCAGAGACATCG TTCAACCTGATAGTCCCCAGATTGTCAAgtgtcaggaggtggagcaggaccTGAACGTGACCATCAACCCACCATCCAGCTGGTCGTCGCCTCACAGCTACTTCAGACTGGAGCACGAGATTGAATACGTGTTGAAAGACAACGGCGAG CACCGACTTTCTTCATCCGCTCTGGTCCCGAAGAGTATCAGCATGCTGAGGGTCCGATCCAGAGACCCACTGGTGCTCTCTGCCTGGAGCCAGTGGACTCCCTGGAAAAAT GtcagaaaagggaaaaagaacCCATGTCaatgcaaaaacaaagcaaagtctTGCTGTCCGGAGTTGCCATCTGGGAGCTTGAACCTCTGcaagaagagaaggaagaaaaaaaggagcaaCAATGCTGAGCAGAACCAGACAGGTTAA
- the LOC115582476 gene encoding transcription factor BTF3-like, with translation MKESIMNQEKLAKLQAQVRIGGKGSARRKKKVVHRTATADDKKLQFSLKKLGVNNISGIEEVNMFTNQGTVIHFNNPKVQASLAANTFTITGHAENKQLTEMLPGILNQLGADSLTSLRRLAENLPKPAGDNKAPMVAVEEEDDEVPDLVENFDEASKDEAN, from the exons ATGAAGGAGTCGATAATGAACCAGGAGAAGCTCGCCAAACTGCAGGCGCAGGTCCGCATTGGCGGCAAG GGGTCAGCCCGCAGAAAGAAGAAGGTGGTGCACAGAACAGCTACAGCAGATGACAAGAAGCTGCAGTTCTCCCTCAAGAAACTGGGAGTCAACAACATCTCTGGCATTGAAGAG GTGAACATGTTCACAAACCAGGGGACAGTGATCCACTTCAATAACCCAAAGGTTCAGGCCTCCTTGGCAGCCAACACCTTTACAATCACAGGGCATGCCGAGAACAAGCAACTCACAGAGATGCTCCCAGGAATCCTAAACCAGCTGGGAGCTGACAGTCTGACCAGCCTCAGGAGATTAGCAGAGAACCTGCCAAAACCAG CTGGAGACAACAAAGCTCCCATGGTTGCtgttgaggaggaggacgatgagGTTCCAG atctTGTTGAAAACTTTGACGAGGCATCAAAGGACGAGGCAAACTAA